The following proteins come from a genomic window of Pyxidicoccus sp. MSG2:
- a CDS encoding 3-hydroxyacyl-CoA dehydrogenase family protein → MLRSAGAATLRRMTPKRLMRIGVVGGGAMGCGIALELATAGRQVVLYNTRSESSDRARMKLDRDAALLVETGLLSPERASAALGRIRRTTVLAEAAVDQDLVIESVPEDLALKQEVFRELDRLAAPNTLLASNTTALSVTAIARDCVRPERVLSAHYYLPAHLIPLVDVIPGEKTSPEAVETVRRFLEELGKAPVVFARDVPGSVGPRLQQAIIGEAIRLVQEGVATPEMVDRVLTQGLGRRLGVSGVFDRLDLAGLDLVTAILKGSGRPVPPVLAQKVERGELGLKTGQGFYTWTPDSTAAFEERVARHLITQLHHDRATGRPRTPEGEQ, encoded by the coding sequence TTGCTCCGAAGCGCGGGCGCGGCCACGCTGCGCCGCATGACACCCAAGCGGCTGATGCGGATTGGCGTCGTCGGTGGTGGAGCGATGGGGTGCGGCATCGCGCTCGAACTCGCCACCGCCGGCCGGCAGGTGGTGCTGTACAACACACGCTCCGAAAGCAGTGATCGAGCGCGGATGAAGCTGGATCGCGACGCGGCGCTGCTGGTGGAAACGGGGCTGCTCTCCCCGGAGCGCGCCTCCGCGGCACTTGGGCGCATCCGGCGCACCACGGTGCTCGCCGAGGCCGCCGTGGACCAGGACCTGGTCATCGAGTCCGTCCCCGAGGACCTCGCGCTCAAGCAGGAGGTCTTCCGCGAGCTGGACCGGCTCGCGGCGCCGAACACCCTCCTGGCCTCCAACACCACGGCGCTCAGCGTGACGGCCATTGCCCGCGACTGCGTGCGCCCCGAGCGCGTCCTCTCCGCGCACTACTACCTGCCGGCGCACCTCATCCCGCTCGTGGACGTCATCCCTGGCGAGAAGACCTCGCCCGAAGCCGTGGAGACCGTGCGGCGCTTCCTCGAGGAGCTGGGCAAGGCGCCCGTGGTGTTCGCCAGGGACGTGCCGGGCTCGGTGGGCCCGCGCCTGCAACAGGCGATCATCGGCGAGGCCATCCGGCTGGTGCAGGAGGGCGTGGCCACGCCGGAGATGGTGGACCGCGTGCTCACCCAGGGGCTCGGGCGGCGCCTGGGGGTCTCCGGCGTCTTCGACCGGCTGGACCTCGCGGGGCTGGACCTCGTCACCGCCATCCTCAAGGGCTCCGGCCGCCCGGTGCCGCCGGTGCTTGCCCAGAAGGTGGAGCGCGGCGAGCTGGGCTTGAAGACGGGACAGGGCTTCTACACCTGGACTCCTGACTCCACCGCGGCCTTCGAGGAGCGCGTGGCCCGGCACCTCATCACCCAGCTCCACCATGACCGCGCCACGGGACGCCCGCGCACGCCCGAGGGGGAGCAGTGA
- a CDS encoding ankyrin repeat domain-containing protein: MTKPDKLTEVFEKLHEPSGLESRLQERNETPLIWAVSEGYHDIALTLIEAGADLNAHNTDGNTALLRAACENRAELASVLIKVGAKLDVQNNDGYSALILARRRGNREIVDSLQAAGADPSLVTRLGTTFDNPGDSRKTSLEGRRDAVLEKKIIDAISKCRDGRMAGRELEKYVNLNPEDRFVPTSVLRRAYVRYDGSHNPSAPNYVLLDDDMELGIVSSAVPEIARAVSSLLSRSLEDARNDLEGHLPAAVVRRVQLEIISPYGVAHIWGVTGHRFVLSRRVSPDRNELLATILVGRSKDTVFFFTGRYNNLRHSTIRETVDFDQPDGDDPSHKWFDRFAFPEISRFKPKGYHHIANFVVCKEERGRKLAPFLLDKIVEKYARDHLDKHQRAVEHSQHLLCGKGFWQIGDPPWLPRMEKLGFRLRLGAESFFIEHDWARLPAIFDRKTGEPISNVAYNTSYGLPRRYLSSKPTGDTSEYLLDRVPEVIRLSQDPKAKLQYFQAMFDFV; the protein is encoded by the coding sequence ATGACCAAGCCAGACAAGCTCACCGAGGTTTTCGAGAAACTGCACGAGCCCTCCGGGCTGGAGTCGCGGCTCCAAGAGCGCAACGAAACGCCTCTGATCTGGGCCGTGAGCGAGGGGTATCACGACATCGCGCTGACCTTGATCGAGGCCGGTGCCGACCTGAACGCGCATAACACCGACGGCAACACGGCGTTGCTCCGGGCTGCCTGCGAGAATCGCGCGGAGCTCGCCAGTGTCTTGATCAAGGTGGGCGCGAAGCTCGACGTCCAGAACAACGACGGGTACTCCGCGCTCATCCTCGCGCGGCGCCGGGGCAACAGGGAGATCGTCGACAGCTTGCAGGCGGCAGGCGCGGATCCGAGCCTGGTCACTCGACTCGGGACGACCTTCGACAACCCGGGCGACTCGCGGAAGACTTCGCTCGAGGGCCGCCGCGATGCGGTTCTGGAGAAGAAGATCATCGACGCCATCTCGAAGTGCCGCGACGGAAGGATGGCGGGCAGGGAGCTCGAAAAGTACGTCAACCTGAATCCCGAGGACCGGTTCGTACCGACCTCCGTCCTTCGCCGCGCCTACGTGCGCTACGACGGGTCCCACAATCCCTCGGCGCCCAATTACGTGCTCCTCGACGATGACATGGAGCTCGGCATCGTCTCGAGCGCCGTTCCCGAAATCGCGCGCGCAGTCTCCTCGCTGCTCAGCCGCTCACTCGAGGACGCGCGCAACGACCTCGAGGGCCATCTGCCCGCGGCGGTCGTCAGGCGCGTGCAACTCGAGATCATCTCGCCGTACGGCGTCGCGCATATCTGGGGCGTCACGGGCCATCGGTTCGTGCTGTCGCGGCGCGTGAGTCCCGATCGAAACGAGCTCCTCGCGACCATCCTCGTCGGACGGAGCAAGGACACGGTGTTCTTCTTCACCGGCCGTTACAACAATCTGAGGCACTCGACGATCCGCGAGACAGTCGACTTCGACCAGCCCGACGGCGACGATCCCTCGCACAAGTGGTTCGACAGGTTCGCCTTCCCCGAGATCAGTCGCTTCAAACCGAAGGGCTACCACCACATCGCGAACTTCGTCGTCTGCAAGGAGGAGCGCGGGCGCAAGCTCGCCCCGTTCCTGCTCGACAAGATCGTGGAGAAGTACGCTCGCGACCACCTCGACAAGCACCAGCGCGCCGTCGAGCACTCGCAGCACCTGCTGTGCGGCAAGGGCTTCTGGCAGATCGGCGACCCGCCCTGGCTCCCGCGCATGGAGAAGCTCGGCTTCCGCCTGCGGTTGGGCGCCGAGAGCTTCTTCATCGAGCACGACTGGGCCCGCTTGCCCGCGATCTTCGACCGGAAGACCGGCGAGCCGATCTCCAACGTGGCCTACAACACGTCCTACGGGCTCCCGCGGCGATATCTGAGCTCGAAGCCGACGGGAGACACCTCCGAGTACCTTCTCGATCGGGTGCCCGAGGTGATCCGGCTATCGCAGGACCCCAAAGCCAAACTGCAATACTTCCAAGCCATGTTCGACTTCGTATGA
- a CDS encoding YfbK domain-containing protein, with amino-acid sequence MTPTSLKRRLSVWGSALLVTCTLPGCLSARAPEAASEVEGAYRPRPQQAQATPDLQVAQTESSGKGAEAEDDAFATEFAAPKTPAPETPAPKEKARAAAPIPVETGAVAGGTLGPAGVAMAEPLAAPPPPSSMVARREEPAKKAMPAQPLMDRKAPKDGMDAADTASAQSGNSFEAWKPNLFIDTVKDPLSTFAADVDTASYTVARRYLVQGSLPPASSVRVEEFVNYFKYRYAPPETGAFTVHLEGAPSPFDSKRHFVRVGVQGKVVSRSQRKPAHLVFLIDTSGSMNSQDKLPLAKEAIKIAVKNLNENDTVALVTYAGSTRDVLPPTPATDVKRITDALDSLQSGGGTAMGSGMEMAYKHAVKKASGNVVSRVIVLTDGDANIGPNLGAQSMLESIHKYVAEGVTLTTVGFGMGNYRDDMMEKLADKGNGNCFYVDSYKEAKKVFETQLTGTLEVIAKDVKLQVEFNPVAVRRYRLLGYENRDVADNDFRNDKVDAGEIGAGHNVTAVYEVELTGDTKEALATVRVRAKAPNGTEASEQAFPFQRALLRSSLEAASPDFRFAVAVASAADILRGNPAAESWSLATAQKLAEGAAAGDADRNEFVRLVTQARALMGASARGN; translated from the coding sequence ATGACGCCGACCTCGCTGAAGCGCCGCCTGTCCGTGTGGGGAAGTGCCCTTCTCGTCACCTGCACGCTGCCCGGCTGCCTGAGCGCCCGGGCCCCCGAAGCAGCCTCGGAGGTGGAAGGCGCCTACCGCCCCCGCCCGCAGCAGGCCCAGGCCACGCCGGACCTCCAGGTGGCCCAGACGGAGTCGTCCGGCAAGGGCGCCGAGGCGGAGGACGATGCCTTCGCTACCGAGTTCGCCGCCCCCAAGACGCCCGCCCCCGAGACGCCTGCCCCCAAGGAGAAGGCCCGGGCCGCTGCCCCAATTCCGGTGGAGACCGGTGCCGTCGCGGGTGGAACGCTCGGGCCGGCGGGGGTCGCCATGGCCGAGCCCCTGGCCGCGCCTCCTCCTCCCTCGTCGATGGTGGCGCGCCGCGAGGAGCCCGCGAAGAAGGCCATGCCCGCCCAGCCGCTCATGGACAGGAAGGCCCCGAAGGACGGCATGGACGCGGCGGACACCGCCTCCGCCCAGTCCGGCAACAGCTTCGAGGCTTGGAAGCCCAACCTCTTCATCGACACCGTGAAGGACCCGCTGTCCACCTTCGCGGCGGACGTGGACACCGCGTCGTACACCGTGGCGCGCCGCTACCTCGTCCAGGGCTCCCTGCCGCCCGCCTCCTCCGTGCGCGTGGAGGAGTTCGTCAACTACTTCAAGTACCGCTACGCCCCGCCTGAGACGGGCGCCTTCACCGTCCACCTGGAGGGCGCGCCCTCCCCCTTCGACTCCAAGCGCCACTTCGTGCGCGTGGGCGTGCAGGGCAAGGTCGTCTCGCGCTCGCAGCGCAAGCCCGCGCACCTGGTGTTCCTCATCGACACCAGCGGCTCGATGAACTCGCAGGACAAGCTGCCGCTCGCGAAGGAAGCCATCAAGATCGCCGTCAAGAACCTCAACGAGAACGACACGGTGGCCCTCGTCACCTACGCGGGCTCCACGCGGGACGTGCTGCCGCCCACGCCGGCCACGGACGTGAAGCGCATCACCGATGCACTCGACTCGCTCCAGTCCGGCGGTGGCACCGCGATGGGCTCGGGCATGGAGATGGCCTACAAGCACGCGGTGAAGAAGGCCTCCGGCAACGTGGTGTCCCGCGTCATCGTCCTTACTGACGGCGACGCGAACATCGGCCCCAACCTGGGCGCGCAGTCCATGCTGGAGAGCATCCACAAGTACGTGGCCGAGGGCGTCACCCTCACCACCGTGGGCTTCGGCATGGGCAACTACCGCGATGACATGATGGAGAAGCTCGCGGACAAGGGCAACGGCAACTGCTTCTACGTGGACAGCTACAAGGAGGCGAAGAAGGTCTTCGAGACGCAGCTCACCGGCACGCTCGAGGTCATCGCCAAGGACGTGAAGCTCCAGGTGGAGTTCAACCCGGTGGCCGTGCGCCGCTACCGCCTGCTGGGCTACGAGAACCGCGACGTGGCGGACAACGACTTCCGCAACGACAAGGTGGACGCGGGCGAGATTGGCGCCGGCCACAACGTCACCGCCGTGTACGAGGTCGAGCTGACGGGTGACACGAAGGAGGCCCTGGCCACCGTGCGCGTGCGCGCCAAGGCGCCCAACGGCACCGAGGCCTCCGAGCAGGCCTTCCCCTTCCAGCGCGCCCTGCTCCGCTCGTCGCTGGAGGCCGCTTCGCCGGACTTCCGCTTCGCCGTGGCCGTGGCCTCCGCCGCGGACATCCTCCGCGGCAACCCGGCCGCCGAGAGCTGGAGCCTGGCCACCGCGCAGAAGCTCGCCGAGGGCGCCGCCGCCGGTGATGCCGACCGGAACGAGTTCGTCCGGCTGGTGACGCAGGCCCGCGCGCTGATGGGCGCGTCCGCTCGGGGCAACTGA
- a CDS encoding VOC family protein, whose amino-acid sequence MQTARPFRILGVQQIAIGGADKGPLRKLWVDLLGLTPHGTYRSERENVDEDIVVAGAGPFKVEVDLMQPINPEGKPRVHETPLNHVGLWVDDLPGAVKWLEGQGLRFAPGGIRKGAAGFDICFVHPKGNDAFPFSGEGVLIELVQAPPEVIAAFDQLSAGGH is encoded by the coding sequence ATGCAGACCGCCAGGCCATTTCGCATCCTCGGAGTCCAGCAGATCGCCATCGGTGGGGCCGACAAGGGCCCCCTGCGCAAGCTCTGGGTGGACCTGTTGGGGTTGACGCCCCACGGCACCTACCGCAGCGAGCGGGAGAACGTGGACGAGGACATCGTCGTCGCGGGCGCGGGTCCCTTCAAGGTGGAGGTGGACCTGATGCAGCCCATCAACCCCGAGGGCAAGCCCCGGGTCCACGAGACGCCGCTGAACCACGTGGGCCTGTGGGTGGACGACCTGCCCGGGGCCGTGAAGTGGCTGGAGGGGCAGGGGCTGCGCTTCGCCCCGGGAGGCATCCGCAAGGGCGCCGCCGGCTTCGATATCTGCTTCGTGCACCCGAAGGGCAATGACGCCTTCCCCTTCAGCGGCGAGGGCGTGCTGATTGAGTTGGTGCAGGCGCCGCCAGAGGTCATCGCCGCGTTCGACCAACTGTCCGCTGGCGGGCACTGA
- a CDS encoding heparan-alpha-glucosaminide N-acetyltransferase domain-containing protein has product MKSNDARPAPVSQDRVRAIDWLRGIAVLFMIQTHTLALLTPELRKTVWVGRLLKVDGLVAPAFIFSAGFATALLMVRSAAGGILRERVGRNLRRIGEVLAVATLVNWAWFPLLKEPVWIFRMDILQCVGACLLIVMPVAALLASRPRALSAVAFVLAMATFAVAPLGELVQGPWATLTNKSNFAPFPLLPWLGFAWLGALSGTVAGAWGRAGLAKALVGLAVLGFAGMMAGDFLYSLYPPHRFFVSNPSNSAVRFAWVCTVLLGLMWLEARVPAGSKPSRLRRFVEVFGTSSLSAYFFHEMLLFYRTFGVFSFQRFWGDKSDWPQFWLLLAALILLTYLLCIVTDRVERVVRPALSRLVDRVARRAPSS; this is encoded by the coding sequence TTGAAGTCGAATGACGCCCGCCCTGCCCCCGTCTCTCAGGACCGCGTGCGCGCCATCGACTGGCTGCGCGGCATCGCGGTGCTGTTCATGATCCAGACCCACACGCTGGCCCTGCTCACGCCGGAGCTGCGCAAGACGGTCTGGGTGGGACGCCTGCTGAAGGTGGACGGGTTGGTGGCGCCCGCGTTCATCTTCTCCGCGGGCTTCGCGACGGCGCTGCTGATGGTGCGCAGCGCGGCCGGGGGCATCCTGCGCGAGCGCGTGGGCCGAAACCTCCGCCGCATCGGCGAGGTGCTCGCCGTGGCCACGCTGGTCAACTGGGCGTGGTTTCCACTGCTCAAGGAGCCGGTGTGGATCTTCCGCATGGACATCCTCCAGTGCGTGGGCGCGTGCCTGCTCATCGTGATGCCCGTTGCCGCGCTGCTGGCCTCACGGCCACGCGCGCTGAGCGCGGTGGCCTTCGTGCTGGCCATGGCCACGTTCGCCGTGGCGCCGCTCGGGGAGCTGGTGCAGGGGCCCTGGGCCACGCTGACGAACAAGTCCAACTTCGCGCCCTTCCCGCTGCTGCCCTGGCTGGGCTTCGCGTGGCTCGGCGCACTCTCGGGGACGGTGGCCGGGGCGTGGGGCCGGGCGGGGCTCGCGAAGGCGCTGGTGGGGCTGGCCGTGCTGGGCTTCGCGGGGATGATGGCCGGAGACTTCCTCTACAGCCTGTACCCGCCGCACCGGTTCTTCGTCTCGAACCCGTCCAACTCGGCGGTGCGCTTCGCGTGGGTGTGCACCGTGCTTCTCGGTTTGATGTGGCTGGAGGCCCGGGTTCCCGCGGGCAGCAAACCGTCACGGCTGCGGCGCTTCGTCGAGGTGTTCGGCACCTCGTCGCTGTCCGCGTACTTCTTCCACGAGATGCTGCTGTTCTACCGGACCTTCGGCGTCTTCTCGTTCCAGCGCTTCTGGGGAGACAAGAGCGACTGGCCCCAGTTCTGGCTGCTGCTCGCCGCGCTCATCCTCCTGACGTACCTGCTCTGCATCGTGACGGACCGCGTGGAGCGCGTGGTGCGGCCCGCGCTCAGCAGGCTCGTCGACCGAGTGGCCCGGCGAGCCCCCTCGTCTTGA
- a CDS encoding NAD(P)-dependent alcohol dehydrogenase, whose protein sequence is MLKTHAYAAAAAGQPLAPYSFEQREPGPHDVLIDILYTGVCHSDIHQARDEWGGSIFPMVPGHEIIGRVRQVGAHVKKLKVGDMAGVGCLVDSCRDCQPCREDLEQFCEKGPAVTYNGTQMDRKTPTHGGYATQIVVAERFALKVPAGLDPAAAAPLLCAGITTYSPLRQWNCKKGDRVGVVGLGGLGHMAVKLAASMGAEVTVLSTSRSKEADARRLGAKGFEVTKEEGTFKKLKGHFDLIIDTISAPHDYNQYLSMLRPKGAMVLVGVPPEQTPVAAFALIGGNKKLAGSMIGGLAETQEMLDYCAQHQIVSDIELIPIQKINEAYERMIKSDVRYRFVIDIASLHSAAAR, encoded by the coding sequence ATGCTGAAGACCCATGCCTATGCCGCCGCCGCTGCCGGACAGCCGCTGGCGCCGTACTCGTTCGAGCAGCGCGAGCCCGGTCCCCATGACGTGCTCATCGACATCCTCTACACCGGCGTCTGCCACTCCGACATCCACCAGGCCCGCGACGAGTGGGGCGGCTCCATCTTCCCCATGGTGCCGGGCCACGAAATCATCGGCCGCGTCCGGCAGGTCGGCGCGCACGTCAAGAAGCTCAAGGTGGGCGACATGGCGGGCGTCGGCTGCCTGGTGGACTCGTGCCGCGACTGCCAGCCCTGCCGCGAGGACCTGGAGCAGTTCTGCGAGAAGGGCCCCGCCGTCACCTACAACGGCACGCAGATGGACCGGAAGACGCCGACCCACGGCGGCTACGCGACGCAGATTGTCGTCGCCGAGCGCTTCGCGCTGAAGGTCCCCGCGGGCCTCGACCCCGCCGCCGCCGCGCCGCTGCTGTGCGCCGGCATCACCACCTACTCGCCGCTGCGCCAGTGGAACTGCAAGAAGGGTGACCGCGTGGGCGTCGTCGGCCTCGGTGGGCTGGGCCACATGGCGGTGAAGCTCGCCGCGTCCATGGGCGCCGAGGTGACGGTGCTCAGCACGTCGCGCTCGAAGGAGGCCGACGCCCGCCGGCTGGGCGCGAAGGGCTTCGAGGTGACGAAGGAGGAAGGGACCTTCAAGAAGCTGAAGGGCCACTTCGACCTCATCATCGACACCATCTCCGCCCCGCACGACTACAACCAGTACCTGTCGATGCTGCGCCCCAAGGGCGCCATGGTGCTCGTCGGCGTCCCTCCCGAGCAGACCCCTGTCGCCGCGTTCGCCCTCATCGGCGGAAACAAGAAGCTGGCCGGCTCCATGATCGGCGGCCTCGCCGAGACGCAGGAGATGCTGGACTACTGCGCCCAGCACCAGATCGTCTCCGACATCGAGCTCATCCCCATCCAGAAGATCAACGAGGCCTATGAGCGCATGATCAAAAGCGACGTGCGCTACCGCTTCGTCATCGACATCGCGTCCCTCCACAGCGCCGCCGCGCGCTAA
- a CDS encoding LysR family transcriptional regulator, which translates to MAYTPLNALNAFLEVARRRNFTAAAVELGVSASALSQSVRQLEERLGVALLTRTSRSVALTDAGRRLLENAGPGVDQALEALKTASVRPGEVTGRVRLSVPSIAVPFIIKPLLPRLLARHPKMEVEVNVQNRFVDIVAEGLDAGIRMDESIERDMVQVRLYGACRFVVVASPAYLERKGTPETPKDLLAHDCICIRSETTGGNYQWELERGKQSWRIPVRGPIATNNGELIRDMAEAGMGLAYVCEPVLEAELRRGALRVVLEPYAAHVAGLFLYFPSRAQVSPALRAFVDVAREDAAQRLSPERQGPGPRPPRRR; encoded by the coding sequence ATGGCCTATACGCCCCTGAATGCCCTGAATGCCTTCCTGGAGGTCGCTCGCCGGCGCAACTTCACCGCGGCCGCGGTGGAGCTCGGCGTGTCGGCGTCGGCGCTGAGCCAGTCCGTTCGCCAACTGGAGGAGCGTCTGGGCGTCGCCCTGCTCACCCGGACCTCTCGCAGCGTGGCGCTGACGGACGCGGGGCGCCGGCTGCTGGAGAACGCGGGGCCGGGGGTGGACCAGGCGCTCGAGGCGCTGAAGACGGCCTCGGTCCGGCCGGGGGAAGTCACGGGCAGGGTCCGGCTCTCGGTCCCGTCCATCGCGGTGCCCTTCATCATCAAGCCGCTGTTGCCCCGGCTGCTGGCGCGTCACCCGAAGATGGAGGTGGAGGTCAACGTCCAGAACCGGTTCGTGGACATCGTGGCGGAGGGGCTCGATGCGGGCATCCGCATGGACGAGTCCATCGAGCGCGACATGGTCCAGGTGCGGCTGTACGGAGCGTGCCGGTTCGTCGTGGTCGCGTCACCCGCGTACCTGGAACGGAAGGGGACTCCGGAGACGCCGAAGGACCTGCTGGCGCATGACTGCATCTGCATCCGCTCGGAGACGACGGGAGGGAACTACCAGTGGGAGCTGGAGCGCGGGAAGCAGAGCTGGCGCATCCCGGTGCGCGGGCCGATTGCCACCAATAACGGGGAGCTGATTCGCGACATGGCCGAGGCGGGCATGGGACTCGCCTACGTGTGCGAGCCGGTCCTGGAGGCCGAGCTGCGGCGAGGCGCCCTGCGCGTGGTCCTCGAGCCCTACGCGGCCCATGTGGCGGGCCTGTTCCTGTACTTCCCCAGCCGGGCCCAGGTGTCCCCCGCGCTCAGGGCCTTCGTGGACGTCGCGCGCGAGGACGCGGCCCAGCGGCTGTCCCCGGAACGGCAGGGCCCAGGCCCGCGTCCTCCGCGCAGACGGTGA
- a CDS encoding immunity 52 family protein has protein sequence MSDKPDPETYYAGAYWGPRKESAEECARRTAHFLTLLAPADPSLAQWYKPARRLKDARKHPLMPPDLPTLTECFRRGVNRERGGPVFEDLGLSFWFGTGEGADLRITCGDYAGSSPNHCVLDLPDRGSNADRVLTTPVLTHVVRSMAVAWEPDWAVAMSRDYRETFAEPRRGGTFVGWVTYLSRRRGVVPPLPAPARIELVEDRGTLLVLTPERLTASNPAHVESGQRVRELLDRAGLMQPVIPK, from the coding sequence GTGAGCGACAAGCCTGACCCGGAAACCTACTACGCGGGTGCCTATTGGGGGCCGCGAAAGGAATCCGCCGAGGAATGCGCCCGACGCACGGCGCACTTCCTCACCTTGCTGGCTCCGGCCGACCCCTCCCTCGCGCAGTGGTACAAGCCCGCTCGCAGACTCAAGGATGCACGGAAGCATCCGCTCATGCCGCCCGACCTGCCCACGCTCACCGAGTGTTTCCGGCGGGGTGTCAATCGAGAGAGGGGGGGACCCGTCTTCGAAGACCTGGGCCTCAGCTTTTGGTTCGGCACCGGTGAGGGCGCGGACCTTCGCATCACCTGCGGCGACTACGCAGGGAGCAGCCCGAACCACTGTGTGCTGGACCTTCCCGATCGAGGGTCGAACGCAGACCGGGTACTCACAACTCCCGTGCTGACCCATGTGGTGCGCAGCATGGCCGTGGCCTGGGAACCAGATTGGGCTGTAGCGATGTCGCGGGATTACCGGGAAACCTTTGCTGAACCGAGGCGAGGCGGCACGTTCGTAGGCTGGGTGACGTACCTGTCGCGGCGCCGGGGTGTAGTGCCGCCGCTGCCCGCGCCCGCACGCATTGAACTCGTGGAGGACCGGGGGACGCTCCTGGTCCTCACACCCGAACGCCTTACCGCGAGCAACCCCGCCCACGTCGAGTCAGGCCAGCGGGTGCGCGAGCTACTGGACCGTGCTGGGCTCATGCAGCCTGTCATCCCCAAGTGA
- a CDS encoding Tox-REase-5 domain-containing protein — protein MPAKALLLGVVLLATGCASLPPPSGRAGLMIPRQLATAPPVLSEERGPLASSPLPGTAAGEEVRGRHRRPVRLPATAVLTFSAEERTRRAVELGLLDVDAFGALLVQAGLEDTNALPPRDGPLTPGAAERLLGLLGQRPVTLGTFPPRMAAGHLLREVLEGGEVPRGELLRRVERFTLVAVLRPDGCLAWTRSGRTQQRVGPMEWREGALRAGPFELGHFYSGRGGAFRALDARLGEADGGVLAEVYDDADYLSRTLDGAEEAFVGLAEAVGQLLTNHPADTLAALSRLPSGLAALIASSPEYLERFRYMTEGEQVQEASKLLTNLIATWGAASATTRTLTSALAGAEATVPVLSLTAEGALVLERVAVPVGRAAAVLGGGPGAAVILHRTNTAAKAPAPSSGPGRWGPAKESMKPRSRAYQEQITGHSADDAYWVGGMSAKEGGVKFDGFKNDVLLEAKGPGYAKFFDGLSPKEWFKPSGARALIEQARRQAKKVEGMGLHIEWHVAEADAAKAIRKLLADAEIEGVNVVHTPAQ, from the coding sequence ATGCCCGCTAAGGCCCTGCTGCTGGGCGTGGTGCTGCTGGCCACCGGCTGCGCCTCGTTGCCTCCGCCCTCCGGCCGTGCGGGCCTGATGATTCCGCGCCAGCTCGCCACCGCGCCGCCCGTGCTGAGTGAGGAGCGCGGCCCCCTCGCCTCTTCACCCCTGCCTGGCACAGCGGCCGGTGAAGAGGTGCGCGGCCGTCACCGCCGCCCGGTGCGCCTGCCCGCAACGGCGGTGCTCACTTTCAGCGCGGAGGAGCGGACACGGCGCGCGGTGGAGCTGGGCCTGTTGGACGTGGACGCCTTCGGGGCGCTGCTGGTGCAGGCGGGCCTGGAGGACACGAACGCCCTGCCTCCGCGAGACGGGCCACTCACGCCCGGCGCGGCGGAACGACTGCTGGGGCTTCTGGGGCAACGCCCTGTGACGCTGGGCACCTTTCCGCCGCGCATGGCCGCCGGCCACCTCTTGCGCGAGGTGTTGGAGGGCGGCGAAGTCCCACGCGGAGAGCTGCTGCGCCGGGTGGAGCGCTTCACGCTGGTGGCGGTGCTGCGACCGGACGGCTGCCTCGCCTGGACGCGCAGCGGGCGCACCCAGCAGCGCGTGGGCCCGATGGAGTGGAGAGAAGGTGCCCTGCGCGCGGGCCCCTTCGAACTGGGCCACTTCTACTCCGGCCGAGGCGGAGCCTTCCGTGCCCTGGACGCGCGGTTGGGGGAGGCGGACGGGGGCGTGTTGGCGGAGGTCTACGACGACGCGGATTACCTCTCCCGCACGCTGGACGGCGCCGAGGAGGCGTTCGTGGGACTGGCCGAGGCCGTGGGCCAGCTCCTCACCAACCACCCCGCCGACACCCTCGCGGCGCTGAGCCGGTTGCCCTCGGGATTGGCCGCGCTGATAGCCAGCTCGCCCGAGTACCTAGAGCGCTTCCGCTACATGACGGAGGGCGAACAGGTGCAGGAAGCTTCCAAGCTGCTCACCAACCTGATTGCCACCTGGGGTGCTGCATCGGCCACCACGCGCACGCTGACGAGCGCGCTGGCGGGCGCTGAGGCCACCGTTCCTGTGTTGTCGCTCACGGCCGAAGGCGCGCTGGTGCTGGAGCGCGTCGCGGTGCCGGTGGGCCGGGCGGCGGCGGTGCTGGGCGGCGGGCCCGGGGCCGCCGTCATCCTCCACCGCACCAACACGGCGGCCAAGGCCCCCGCGCCCTCCAGCGGCCCGGGTAGATGGGGACCGGCGAAGGAATCCATGAAGCCTCGCTCCCGCGCCTACCAGGAGCAGATTACGGGGCACTCCGCCGATGATGCCTATTGGGTCGGCGGCATGAGCGCGAAGGAAGGAGGCGTGAAGTTCGACGGCTTCAAGAACGACGTGCTACTGGAGGCCAAGGGCCCCGGCTATGCGAAGTTCTTTGACGGATTGAGTCCCAAGGAATGGTTCAAACCTTCCGGAGCGAGGGCACTCATCGAGCAGGCAAGGCGACAGGCAAAGAAGGTTGAAGGCATGGGACTCCACATTGAGTGGCATGTGGCCGAAGCCGATGCGGCCAAGGCCATCCGGAAGCTCCTGGCAGATGCTGAAATCGAAGGCGTGAACGTTGTCCACACCCCAGCCCAATGA